One genomic segment of Mytilus trossulus isolate FHL-02 chromosome 4, PNRI_Mtr1.1.1.hap1, whole genome shotgun sequence includes these proteins:
- the LOC134714283 gene encoding ctenidin-3-like, producing the protein MQLLVGILLVICSAVSASYKGGYGGYGGGYGGGFGGGFGGIGGGYGGYGGIGGGYGGYGIGGGYGGYGGIGGGYGGGYGGGYGKGKVVIVKGGYGGGYGGYGGGLGGYGGGYGGIGGGYGGYGGYGGYGGGLGGGYGGYGGIGGGYGGYGGYEGGFGGLGGYGGGYGGIGGGYGGYGYGKGKGY; encoded by the exons ATGCAGCTCTTAGTCGGAATTCTCCTGGTTATCTGTAGCGCAGTCAGCGCATCCTATAAAGGAGGATATGGCGGTTACGGAGGTGGATACGGCGGTGGATTCGGTGGTGGATTTGGAGGTATCGGCGGTGGATACGGAGGATATGGTGGAATCGGAGGTGGATACGGAGGTTATGGAATCGGAGGTGGATACGGAGGATACGGTGGAATCGGTGGTGGATACGGTGGAGGATATGGAGGCGGATATGGAAAAGGAAAAGTTGTTATTGTAAAAGGTGGTTATGGTGGCGGTTATGGTGGTTATGGAGGTGGATTAGGAGGTTATGGTGGTGGTTATGGTGGTATTGGAGGAGGATATGGTGGTTATGGTGGTTATGGTGGTTATGGAGGTGGATTAGGAGGTGGATATGGTGGTTATGGTGGTATTGGAGGAGGATATGGTGGTTATGGTGGTTATGAAGGTGGATTCGGTGGATTAGGAGGTTATGGTGGTGGATATGGTGGTATTGGAGGAGGATATGGTGGATACGGATACGGAAAGGGAAAAG GATATTAA